The Devosia yakushimensis DNA window CGCCGAGGCGGCGGAATTGGCAAAACCCTATCTCGACAGCGTCAAGGCGCAGAACCCCGATGGGCAATTGCGCTTTTATCCCGGCTCGCCCCTGATCACCCGTTCCCTGCTGCGCGAACAGGACCGGCTCTTTGCGCTGGAACTGCACCCCGCAGATGCCGAGGCACTGCGCGAAAACTTTGCCGGCGATTTCCAGACCCGCGTCACCCATCTCGACGGCTGGGCCGCTTTGGGCACCCATCTGCCGCCCAAGGAAAAGCGGGGCCTGGTGCTGATCGACCCCCCTTTCGAGGAGAAGGGCGAATTCACCCGCATGGTCCAGGGGCTCGTCAAAGGCCACCGCCGCTGGCCCGGCGGGATTTTTGCCTTCTGGTATCCGATCAAGGAGCCGAGCGAAGTGCAAAGCTTCGTCGCCGATCTCAAGGCCACCGGCATTCCAAAAATCCTGCGCATCGAACTGACCATTCGCGCGCCCTCCACCCCGGCGCGGCTTTTCGGCACCGGCATGATCGTGGTCAATCCGCCCTATGCACTGGAAGAAGAAATGAAGCTGCTGCTACCGCCGCTGGCGGAACTCTTGGCCGATGCAGGCCGGGGCGGGTTCAGGATTGAGTGGGTGGCGGGGGAGTAGCTACCAAACGCGGCCGG harbors:
- a CDS encoding 23S rRNA (adenine(2030)-N(6))-methyltransferase RlmJ; the encoded protein is MNYRHAFHAGNFADVVKHLILVRILDYLKRKQAAFRVLDTHAGVGLYDLEGDQAERTGEWLQGIARLVQTGLPAEAAELAKPYLDSVKAQNPDGQLRFYPGSPLITRSLLREQDRLFALELHPADAEALRENFAGDFQTRVTHLDGWAALGTHLPPKEKRGLVLIDPPFEEKGEFTRMVQGLVKGHRRWPGGIFAFWYPIKEPSEVQSFVADLKATGIPKILRIELTIRAPSTPARLFGTGMIVVNPPYALEEEMKLLLPPLAELLADAGRGGFRIEWVAGE